The Anaeromyxobacter sp. Fw109-5 genomic interval CGGCTGCCAGGGCGGCCGCGCCGTCCGGGTTGTGCGCTCCGTCGAGGAGCACGCCGGCGACCTCCTCGAGCCGCCCCGGCCAGCGCGCCGTCGCGATCCCGCGGGCGATCGCCTCGTCGGAGAGCGCGACCCCGGCCCGGGAGAGCTGGCGCAGCGCGGCGTCCGCGAGCCCGGCGTTGCCGCGCTGGTGCGGGCCCGGCAGCGCGATGGCGCCCGGGTAATCCCGGGCGGCGACCACGAACGGCGCGCCGCGCCGGACGGCCTCCGCGTGGAGCGCCTCCAGCGCCGCGGGGGGCTGCCGCCCGTGGACCACCGCCGGCACGCCGGGCTTGAAGATGCCGGCCTTCTCGACCGCGATCCGCTCGACGGTGTCGCCGAGCAGCTGCGTGTGATCGAGGCCGATGGCGGCGATGGCGGTGACGCGCGGGACGATCGCGTTCGTCGCGTCGAAGCGGCCGCCGAGCCCCACCTCGACCACCGCGGCGCCGACGCCGGCCCGCGCGAAGTGGAGCAGGCCCGCGAGCGTGGCGAACTCGAAGTAGGTGAGCCGGTCGCCCTCCCCGCCCCCGTCGTGCCACGGACAGGCCCGGCGGATCTCCTCCACCACGGCGGCGAGCTCGTCGTCGCCGATGGCGGCGCCGCGCACCTGGATCCGCTCGTTGAAGCGGACGAGGTGGGGGGACGTGTAGAGGCCCACCTCGTGGCCGGCGGCGGCCAGGGCCGCGGCCGCCATCGCGCAGGTGGACCCCTTGCCGTTCGTCCCGCCGACGTGCAGTACGGGGTAGGCGCGCTCGGGACGCCCCAGCGCGTCGAGCGCGCGCTGCATGCGCTCGAGGCCGAAGCGCATCGCGAGCGGCTGCAGCCCGGCGAGGTAGGCGTGGGGATCGGCCATGACTCAAAGCCAGTCGGTCAAGCGCTGCGGCCTCGGTCCTCGGAGCTCTGGCCTCGGCGAAGCGGCGCGGCTGCGCGGGCTTCAGCCTGAAGCCCGACGCGTGAAGCCCGTCCGCCGGGCGTTCACTCAGCCGAGCAGCGACATCAGCTGCCCGAGCCGATCGCGCATGTCGTGTCGGTGCACGATGGCGTCGATCATGCCGTGCTCGAGGAGGAACTCGCTCCGCTGGAAGCCCGGCGGCAGCTTCTCGCGGATGGTCTGCTCGATCACGCGCGGCCCGGCGAAGCCGATGAGCGCCTTCGGCTCGGCGATGACCACGTCGCCCAGCCAGGCGAAGCTCGCCGCCACCCCGCCCGTGGTCGGGTGGAGCATCACGGAGACGTAGGGCTTGCGCACCGAGCGGAAGCGGTGGAGCGCCGCGGACGTCTTCGCCATCTGCATGAGGGAGAAGATGCCCTCCTGCATGCGGGCGCCGCCGGTCGAGG includes:
- a CDS encoding folylpolyglutamate synthase/dihydrofolate synthase family protein — protein: MADPHAYLAGLQPLAMRFGLERMQRALDALGRPERAYPVLHVGGTNGKGSTCAMAAAALAAAGHEVGLYTSPHLVRFNERIQVRGAAIGDDELAAVVEEIRRACPWHDGGGEGDRLTYFEFATLAGLLHFARAGVGAAVVEVGLGGRFDATNAIVPRVTAIAAIGLDHTQLLGDTVERIAVEKAGIFKPGVPAVVHGRQPPAALEALHAEAVRRGAPFVVAARDYPGAIALPGPHQRGNAGLADAALRQLSRAGVALSDEAIARGIATARWPGRLEEVAGVLLDGAHNPDGAAALAAALRAMYPGRPVELVFGVLADKDHARMLAALVRAARALHVVTPASTRARPADEVAATARGLGAPADVHDSVADAIACARRAALPGGVVCVAGSLYLVGEARDLLVPG